The region taatttaaccttCAAAATAGGCAAAACTCGCGTATAAGGAAATCAACTTAAGTCCTAAAAAGCTTATGTCCAAGTGTGTCATAGCTAAAGAAATAAGAGTTTGGCAAAGGGTTAACAAGAGAAGTAATGATCAGTGAGCAGAAACTTGGCTCtgtgaagagaaagaggaatAATAATGTCTTGTCTTGTCTTGAGAGTGTCGATGGAGAAGTACAGAGACAGTCAGAAGTAGTTgttctgtgtctttgtggatttaGACAAAGCATATGATAGGTTCCATGAGAGGAACTGTGATACTGTATGAGGAAGTCAGGAATGGTAGAGAAGTATgtgagggtggtgcaggacatgACGACATGAGGACAGTGAGATGGTGGTAGGATGTGTGATAAGAGTTACAGATGGGTTGAAGGCATCAGGAATCTGGGCCCTTTTTGTTTGAAGTAGTGCTGGACAGGCTGAAAGATGAAACCAGGCAAGAGTCTCTGTGGACTGTGATGTTTGCAAATAACATTGTGATCATAGTGAGAGCAAGtgagcctggagaggtggaggtatgctctggacAGATGTGGAATGAAAGTCAGTAAAATCAAGAccaaatacatgtgtgtgaaactGATGGACATGCAGGGAGTCGAGATATTTGAACTCATCTGCCTTCACTACCTGTGTTCAACTATCCAAACTGAcaagaaaaaacagagaagaagaaagtagCAAGAGTGAAAGAGGAGATTTACAAGAGAAGGTTTAGTGAGACATGCTATGATTAATGGTTTGAATACAGTGACATTAACgaaaagacaggaggctgagTGAAGAGCTGAAGATGCCAGGATTTTTATTGGGAGTGATCAGAATGAACAAGATTAAAAATTAGTACATCAGAGAAACAGCTGGGGCTGAGCAGTTTGGAGGCAAAGGGGGAAAAgatgaggaaaagaggaaacccACCAAGGAGGCGAATCCTAAAGGAATCCGTGAATctgtaagaagaagaaatgaggaATTACTCACAACACATTATGCCTGACTGGGGATTTGTTGCTTGTAAAAGTGGATAGTGTGGCtaaatttatatataaatatatgtttaaCTAACAGTTTTGAATGTGGTCAGTCCACTGAGTAGTCAGTTGTTATTGTTGCAAACATATCGATCCCCTCTACCTGACCCAATAGGACATGGTTAACACTTTTCTCAAGGTACTTACTTTACCCTGCAGGACAGCACTAGTAATGGGTGGTTACCAGGTTTAAGGTCAAACTGTTTCCAGGTAAAAACAGCAGATGAGGGCGCGTACTAGTGATGCACAAATGATAATGGCAATTCAGTGCCATCAAAATCTTTGATTTTCTTTATGTTCCTGTTAtcattgttgttttattttcttcttcatcCACAGCCAAAGGTCACCAACGTGTGGTTGGTGAATCTGGCGATAGCAGACCTGATCTTCTGCTTTACACGAGTTTTCTCTCTCACTAAGAAGCTCTTCTTTGAGCACTGGCCTTTTGGTCTCTTCGTCTGCAAGTTCAATGGCTTCTTCAAATATGCCAACATGTTCTGCTCTGTCTTCCTGCTGGCTGTGATCAGTCTGGATCGAGTGCTCTGCATCTGGCAGCCCATCTTCACAAAGCGTCGACGCACCATGTGGGTAGCGAGGATGGTGGCGGTCTGCGTCTGGATCGCAGCGATCCTCTTCAGCATTCCCTACTTCATCCATCGCCAAGTCTACCTGGGCAAGAAGAACCTAAGTAAGTGCTCTGTGGATCCGAAGGAGAAGGCAGAGGGGTACAACAGCACCAAAGCTGCTCTCTACTCCATCCGCTTCCTGTGTGGCTTCATATTTCCCTTCATGGTGATTCTGGTCTGTTATATCTTGGCCGCTGTAGGAATCAGACGCACCCGCCTCTCAGGGAAATCCCGCCCCCTGCGTATACTCGCAAGTTTGGTCATTGCCTTCTTCCTGTGTTGGGCACCTTACCATTGCCTCTTACTGGTGAAGATGGTGGACAATAAAAATGCAGTGGTGAAAATCTGGTACCCTGTAGCAAAGGGTGTTGCCTACTTTAACAGCTGTGTGAACCCATTGTTGTACTTCTGCATGGGGCTAGATGTGAGGGGGCGATTCAGGCAGAGTCTGATGGGTGTTTACAAAAGAGCTCTGGCAGACGATGTTGATGGACAGACATCTCACTCCAACGATCGCTCTTTGGATGAAACCTCGGTG is a window of Maylandia zebra isolate NMK-2024a linkage group LG22, Mzebra_GT3a, whole genome shotgun sequence DNA encoding:
- the LOC101481232 gene encoding fMet-Leu-Phe receptor, with product MFPNTSLPTHTLKSSKDDQAVDIDAIMDNVSIILYTLTVVLGITGNSVVIWVAGFKLKPKVTNVWLVNLAIADLIFCFTRVFSLTKKLFFEHWPFGLFVCKFNGFFKYANMFCSVFLLAVISLDRVLCIWQPIFTKRRRTMWVARMVAVCVWIAAILFSIPYFIHRQVYLGKKNLSKCSVDPKEKAEGYNSTKAALYSIRFLCGFIFPFMVILVCYILAAVGIRRTRLSGKSRPLRILASLVIAFFLCWAPYHCLLLVKMVDNKNAVVKIWYPVAKGVAYFNSCVNPLLYFCMGLDVRGRFRQSLMGVYKRALADDVDGQTSHSNDRSLDETSVSKHSTLIAEGSGLTAMGVAKV